From a region of the Deinococcus terrestris genome:
- a CDS encoding DUF2087 domain-containing protein — MTKSIAAFQDEHGRITGWPSDRRRAHQLAILDHLTGLFEPGRRYSAEEVSALLHDHSTLEDPSVLLTELVDGDYLAAGDGSYWRADARPNG, encoded by the coding sequence ATGACCAAGAGCATCGCCGCTTTTCAAGACGAACACGGCCGCATCACCGGCTGGCCCTCCGACCGCCGCCGGGCGCACCAGCTCGCCATCCTCGACCACCTCACCGGGCTGTTCGAGCCGGGCCGCCGCTACTCGGCCGAGGAAGTCTCGGCGCTGCTGCACGACCACAGCACCCTGGAGGACCCCTCCGTGCTGCTGACCGAACTGGTGGACGGCGACTACCTCGCCGCTGGGGACGGGAGCTACTGGCGGGCGGACGCCAGGCCCAACGGGTAA
- the radA gene encoding DNA repair protein RadA produces MARVTTKYVCTSCGYQSAKPLGRCPNCQAWNSFEEEVPTVAAGKARTGGAGGYGGVTGGKLTALSTVGRREEPRTPTGIPELDRVLGGGLVAGGVTLIGGEPGIGKSTLLLQVADRLARTGQTVLYVAGEESLEQIRLRADRLGVTAEIQLTRDTRAEHVAALMAEHRPALCIVDSIQTVTVEGDGTPGGVAQVREGTALLTRAAKETGTATVLVGHVTKEGTVAGPKVMEHIVDTTVFLETVGAFRLLRSVKNRFGQAGELGVFEMRGEGLVAVENPSAAFLAERPVGVPGSVVAATIDGQRPMLLEVQALASKTPYPNARRVVVGLDPRRVDVVLAVLERRLELTLGGLDVYVNLAGGLKVPDPGLDLAVALAVYSAVVGRALPGNVAVFGEVGLAGEVRSTQGALRRAEEATRAGYRQLIVPPGLDGREGVRSVEEAVGVVWKAGT; encoded by the coding sequence GTGGCGAGAGTCACGACCAAGTACGTCTGCACGTCCTGCGGCTACCAGTCGGCCAAACCGCTGGGCCGCTGCCCGAACTGTCAGGCCTGGAACTCCTTCGAGGAGGAGGTGCCCACCGTCGCTGCCGGGAAAGCCCGCACGGGCGGCGCAGGGGGCTACGGCGGCGTCACCGGCGGCAAGCTGACGGCCCTCTCGACCGTCGGGCGGCGCGAGGAACCCCGCACGCCCACCGGCATTCCCGAACTCGACCGGGTGCTGGGGGGCGGCCTCGTCGCGGGCGGCGTCACCCTGATCGGCGGCGAACCCGGCATCGGCAAAAGCACGCTGCTCTTGCAAGTGGCCGACCGGCTGGCGCGAACCGGCCAGACCGTGCTGTACGTCGCGGGCGAGGAATCGCTGGAGCAGATTCGCCTGCGGGCCGACCGCCTGGGCGTCACCGCCGAGATTCAGCTCACCCGCGACACCCGCGCCGAGCACGTGGCCGCGCTGATGGCCGAGCACAGGCCCGCCCTGTGCATCGTGGATTCGATCCAGACCGTCACCGTGGAGGGCGACGGCACCCCCGGCGGCGTGGCGCAGGTCCGCGAGGGCACCGCCCTGCTCACCCGCGCCGCCAAGGAGACGGGCACCGCCACCGTCCTCGTGGGGCACGTCACCAAGGAGGGCACCGTCGCCGGGCCGAAAGTGATGGAGCACATCGTGGACACGACCGTCTTTCTGGAGACGGTGGGCGCCTTCCGGCTGCTGCGCTCGGTGAAAAACCGCTTCGGGCAGGCCGGAGAACTCGGCGTCTTCGAGATGCGGGGGGAGGGGCTGGTCGCGGTGGAGAACCCCAGCGCCGCCTTTCTCGCTGAGCGGCCCGTCGGCGTGCCCGGCAGCGTCGTCGCGGCGACCATCGACGGTCAGCGGCCCATGCTGCTGGAGGTGCAGGCTCTCGCCAGCAAAACGCCCTATCCCAATGCCCGCCGGGTGGTCGTGGGCCTCGACCCCCGCCGGGTGGATGTGGTCCTCGCAGTGCTGGAGCGGCGGCTGGAACTGACCCTGGGCGGTCTGGACGTGTACGTCAACCTCGCGGGCGGCCTCAAGGTGCCCGACCCCGGCCTGGACCTCGCGGTCGCACTCGCCGTGTACTCGGCGGTCGTGGGGCGGGCACTGCCAGGCAACGTGGCGGTCTTCGGCGAGGTCGGGCTGGCGGGCGAGGTCCGCTCGACCCAGGGCGCCCTGCGCCGCGCCGAGGAAGCGACCCGCGCGGGCTACCGCCAGCTCATTGTGCCGCCGGGCCTGGACGGGCGCGAGGGGGTCCGCAGCGTGGAGGAGGCGGTAGGCGTGGTCTGGAAAGCGGGCACCTGA
- a CDS encoding WGxxGxxG family protein produces the protein MKKNVLKTLTLAAVLAFPVSAYAQTDGSEGETVGTEAPAEATDSATDWGWLGLAGLLGLAGLTGKRYTQTVVNSTNTTRR, from the coding sequence ATGAAGAAGAACGTGCTCAAGACCCTGACCCTGGCGGCCGTGCTGGCCTTTCCCGTGAGTGCTTATGCCCAGACCGACGGCAGCGAGGGCGAGACGGTCGGCACCGAGGCGCCTGCCGAGGCCACCGATTCCGCCACCGACTGGGGCTGGCTGGGCCTCGCGGGGCTGCTCGGCCTCGCTGGCCTGACCGGCAAGCGCTACACCCAGACTGTGGTGAACAGCACCAACACCACCCGCCGCTAA
- the clpB gene encoding ATP-dependent chaperone ClpB translates to MNPERFTEAALQAVAAAQQLAQSNHQQTLTVAHVLRTLLDNDTAARAVTSAGGDLSAIRSALDAELAKLPRVQGGGENLYLDPALNRALQAAEKEAQTLGDAFVAADTLLLALRGESRTAGLPAEAALRQAVTEARKGKTVTTKTAEQQFDALEKYGTDLTQRARDGKFDPVIGRDEEIRRVMQILLRRTKNNPVLIGEPGVGKTAIAEGLAIRVVKGDVPEGLKDKRIVSLEMGSLLAGAKFRGEFEERLKAVIDEVVQSAGEVILFVDEIHTIVGAGKTEGSPDAGNMLKPALARGELHLIGATTLDEYREIEKDAALERRFQPVFVDEPSVEDTISILRGIKERYQVHHNVEITDPALVAAAQLSHRYITDRQLPDKAIDLIDESAARLRMALESSPERIDQLQRRKLQLEIEREALRREKDQDSQNRLLDIEESLKAVTDELSEVRSRWEAERGEVQALREKREALDGVRTEIEKARREYDLQKAAELEYGTLPQLEREVQELERKLKDAEFAHMEVTEEDIAAVVSRWTGIPVSKLMEGEREKLLRLEEQLHTRVIGQDRAIVSVSDAIRRARAGLNDPNRPLGSFMFLGPTGVGKTELAKALAEFLFDSQDAMVRLDMSEYMEKHTVARLIGAPPGYVGYEEGGQLTEAVRRRPYAVILLDEIEKAHPDVFNVLLQVLDDGRLTDGQGRTVDFRNTLIILTSNIGSPLILEMQHRGESAEAIREAVMEELRGEFRPEFLNRVDDIIVFDALTPADLHRIVDIQTQGLRRRLAERRVALHLTDAAKDRLAQIGYDPAFGARPLKRAIAREIETPLAREILSGHVTDGSTLTVDYDGQGFRFETGVLN, encoded by the coding sequence TTGAATCCCGAACGCTTCACCGAAGCGGCGCTGCAAGCCGTGGCCGCCGCCCAACAACTCGCACAATCCAACCATCAACAGACCCTGACCGTCGCGCACGTGCTGCGGACGCTGCTCGACAACGACACCGCCGCCCGCGCCGTGACCTCGGCGGGGGGTGACCTCTCGGCCATTCGCTCCGCGCTGGACGCCGAACTCGCCAAACTTCCCCGCGTGCAGGGTGGCGGCGAGAACCTGTACCTCGATCCCGCGCTGAACCGCGCCCTGCAAGCCGCTGAAAAGGAAGCGCAGACGCTGGGCGACGCCTTTGTCGCCGCTGACACGCTGCTGCTCGCGTTGCGGGGAGAAAGCCGCACTGCGGGCCTGCCCGCCGAGGCCGCGCTGCGTCAGGCCGTGACCGAGGCCCGGAAAGGAAAGACCGTGACGACCAAGACCGCTGAACAGCAATTCGATGCGCTGGAAAAGTACGGGACCGACCTGACCCAGCGTGCCCGCGACGGCAAATTCGACCCCGTGATCGGCCGCGACGAGGAGATTCGCCGCGTGATGCAGATTCTGCTGCGCCGCACCAAGAACAACCCCGTGCTGATCGGCGAGCCCGGCGTGGGCAAGACTGCCATTGCCGAGGGGCTCGCCATCCGGGTCGTGAAGGGCGACGTGCCCGAGGGCCTCAAGGACAAGCGCATCGTCTCGCTGGAGATGGGCAGCCTGCTCGCCGGGGCCAAGTTCCGGGGCGAGTTCGAAGAACGCCTCAAGGCCGTCATCGACGAGGTCGTGCAGTCGGCGGGCGAGGTCATCCTCTTTGTCGACGAGATTCACACCATCGTGGGGGCGGGCAAGACCGAGGGCAGCCCCGACGCGGGCAACATGCTCAAGCCCGCGCTGGCGAGGGGCGAGCTGCACCTGATCGGCGCGACCACCCTCGACGAGTACCGCGAGATCGAAAAGGACGCCGCGCTGGAGCGCCGTTTCCAGCCCGTCTTCGTGGACGAGCCCAGCGTGGAGGACACCATCTCGATCCTGCGTGGAATCAAGGAGCGCTATCAGGTTCACCATAACGTGGAGATCACCGACCCCGCGCTGGTCGCCGCGGCGCAGCTCTCGCACCGCTACATCACCGACCGCCAACTGCCCGACAAGGCCATCGACCTGATCGACGAGTCGGCCGCCCGGTTGCGGATGGCGCTGGAATCCAGCCCCGAGCGCATCGACCAGCTTCAGCGCCGCAAGCTGCAACTGGAGATCGAGCGCGAGGCGCTGCGGCGGGAAAAGGATCAGGACTCGCAAAACCGCCTGCTGGACATCGAGGAGTCCCTTAAGGCCGTCACCGACGAGCTGAGCGAGGTCCGCAGCCGCTGGGAGGCCGAGCGCGGTGAGGTTCAGGCCCTGCGCGAGAAGCGCGAGGCGCTCGACGGGGTCCGCACCGAGATCGAGAAGGCGCGGCGCGAGTACGACCTCCAGAAGGCCGCCGAGCTGGAATACGGCACCCTGCCGCAACTCGAACGCGAGGTGCAGGAGCTCGAACGGAAGCTCAAGGACGCCGAGTTCGCGCACATGGAAGTCACCGAGGAGGACATCGCCGCCGTCGTGAGCCGCTGGACGGGTATCCCGGTCAGCAAGCTGATGGAGGGCGAGCGCGAGAAGCTGCTGCGCCTCGAAGAGCAACTGCACACCCGCGTGATCGGCCAGGACCGCGCCATCGTGAGCGTGTCCGACGCGATTCGCCGCGCCCGCGCGGGCCTGAACGACCCCAACCGGCCGCTGGGCAGTTTCATGTTCCTGGGGCCGACCGGGGTGGGCAAGACCGAGCTGGCCAAGGCGCTGGCCGAGTTCCTGTTCGACTCGCAGGACGCGATGGTCCGCCTCGACATGTCCGAGTACATGGAAAAGCACACGGTGGCCCGGTTGATCGGGGCGCCTCCCGGCTACGTCGGCTACGAGGAAGGCGGCCAGCTTACGGAGGCCGTGCGCCGCCGACCCTACGCGGTGATCCTGCTCGACGAGATTGAAAAGGCGCATCCCGACGTGTTCAACGTGCTGCTTCAGGTGCTCGACGACGGCCGCCTCACCGACGGTCAGGGCCGCACGGTGGACTTCCGCAACACGCTGATCATCCTGACCAGCAACATCGGCTCGCCGCTGATTCTGGAGATGCAGCACCGGGGCGAGAGCGCCGAGGCGATCCGCGAGGCCGTGATGGAGGAGTTGCGTGGCGAGTTCCGGCCCGAGTTCCTCAACCGGGTGGACGACATCATCGTGTTCGACGCGCTGACCCCGGCCGACCTGCACCGCATCGTGGACATCCAGACCCAGGGCCTGCGGAGGCGGCTGGCCGAACGCCGGGTGGCCCTGCACCTCACCGACGCCGCCAAGGACCGCCTCGCGCAGATCGGGTACGACCCCGCCTTCGGCGCCCGGCCCCTCAAGCGGGCCATCGCCCGCGAGATCGAGACGCCGCTCGCCCGCGAGATTCTCTCCGGCCACGTCACCGACGGCAGCACGCTGACGGTGGACTACGACGGGCAGGGATTCCGGTTCGAGACGGGTGTGCTGAACTGA
- a CDS encoding lipocalin family protein, translating into MRLLHVGAAVLLPALLSACLPAPQAFDPARLPAPADLGAKNFPMEWWYVSGYLPESGLAFHWAQFKVNYRGIPYHAGHVAVTDLRTGQLNFYENEVQQARFGFPPLRVEQGEWRLRQEGEVYTLRAGPLNLTLTPRKGPVVHPPGYSGTPEVGRLYYQSITRMDVAGTVLVSGAGARTATGQAWLDHQWGDQQPGAQARWDWFGLHLSDGSDLMLYRVRNAAGQVVQVAASRVDAAGVAREVPGVTMTPGRTWRSPSRRDYVLTWQVTAPDLALTLEPLRDEQELLSRNTSVAYWEGPVRGTGTLAGQPVTAEGMGELVGGLLTRAEGGRFVPSGR; encoded by the coding sequence ATGCGACTCCTCCACGTCGGCGCGGCGGTCCTCCTTCCAGCTCTGCTCTCAGCGTGCCTGCCCGCGCCGCAGGCGTTCGACCCGGCGCGGCTCCCGGCTCCCGCTGACCTGGGCGCGAAGAATTTCCCGATGGAGTGGTGGTACGTCTCGGGCTACCTGCCGGAGTCGGGGCTGGCCTTCCACTGGGCGCAGTTCAAGGTGAACTACCGGGGAATTCCGTATCACGCGGGGCACGTGGCGGTGACGGACCTGCGAACCGGGCAGCTCAACTTCTACGAGAACGAGGTGCAGCAGGCCCGCTTCGGTTTTCCGCCGCTGAGGGTCGAGCAGGGCGAGTGGCGGCTGCGCCAGGAGGGCGAGGTCTATACGCTGCGGGCCGGGCCGCTGAACCTCACGCTCACGCCGCGCAAGGGGCCGGTGGTCCATCCGCCGGGGTACTCGGGCACGCCGGAGGTCGGGCGGCTGTACTACCAGAGCATCACCCGGATGGACGTGGCGGGGACGGTGCTGGTGTCGGGGGCCGGGGCGAGGACGGCGACCGGGCAGGCCTGGCTCGACCACCAGTGGGGCGACCAGCAACCCGGCGCCCAGGCTCGATGGGACTGGTTCGGGCTGCACCTCTCGGACGGCTCGGACCTGATGCTCTACCGGGTGCGGAATGCGGCGGGCCAGGTCGTGCAGGTCGCCGCCTCGCGGGTGGACGCGGCCGGGGTGGCGCGGGAGGTGCCGGGCGTCACGATGACGCCGGGCCGCACCTGGCGCAGTCCCAGCAGGCGCGACTACGTGCTGACCTGGCAGGTCACGGCACCCGATCTGGCGCTGACGCTGGAACCCCTGCGCGACGAACAGGAACTCCTCTCGCGCAATACCTCGGTCGCGTACTGGGAGGGGCCGGTGCGCGGCACGGGGACGCTCGCCGGGCAGCCGGTCACCGCCGAGGGCATGGGGGAACTCGTGGGCGGATTGCTCACACGGGCCGAGGGAGGGCGCTTCGTTCCTTCCGGGCGCTAG
- a CDS encoding class I SAM-dependent methyltransferase: MTGLLLAERVPDEGHVLVLGAGGGLELKVFAEAHPGWRLCGVDPSAEMLGLAERTLGPLAPRVDFHQGYIGSAPAGPFDGATCLLTLHFLPEEERRRTVAEVHQRLKPGAPFVIAHHSFPQQDGEKAKWLARYAAFAVAAGVPAPKAQNAVTAISDRLPLLSPEQDEAILREAGFSDVALFYAGFTFRGWVGYRA; this comes from the coding sequence ATGACTGGGCTCCTGCTTGCCGAGCGCGTGCCCGACGAGGGGCATGTGCTCGTCCTCGGCGCGGGCGGCGGGTTGGAACTCAAGGTCTTTGCTGAGGCCCATCCCGGCTGGCGCTTGTGCGGTGTGGACCCCTCGGCCGAGATGCTTGGGCTGGCCGAGCGCACGCTGGGGCCTCTGGCTCCCCGCGTCGACTTCCACCAGGGGTATATCGGCAGCGCCCCGGCGGGTCCTTTTGATGGCGCCACATGCCTGCTCACCCTGCATTTCCTCCCGGAGGAAGAGCGGCGGCGAACAGTGGCCGAGGTCCATCAGCGGTTGAAGCCCGGCGCCCCCTTTGTCATCGCCCACCACAGCTTTCCGCAGCAGGACGGGGAAAAGGCGAAATGGCTTGCCCGTTACGCCGCCTTCGCGGTCGCGGCCGGGGTCCCCGCACCGAAGGCGCAGAACGCGGTGACGGCCATCAGCGACCGTCTCCCCCTCCTTTCACCAGAGCAGGACGAGGCCATCTTGCGTGAGGCAGGCTTTAGCGATGTAGCCCTCTTCTATGCGGGCTTCACCTTCCGAGGATGGGTCGGGTACAGGGCGTGA
- a CDS encoding ABC transporter ATP-binding protein: protein MTAQETGTGTAPLLELRGVHTYYGQIHALKGLDMTVKEGEIVALIGGNGAGKTTTLRTVSGMMKPRAGQVLYAGQDVTGVPAHTLLGRGMSHVPEGRRIFPQLSVRENLEVGAYSVTDRGLIEQRIQEGFALFPRLKERENQLGGTMSGGEQQMLAIARALMVNPRLLLLDEPSMGLSPLFVEAIFDIVQMLNRERGTTILLVEQNASMALGIAHHGYVLQTGEIRLSRAAAELARDETVRKAYLGDE, encoded by the coding sequence ATGACCGCGCAGGAGACGGGCACGGGCACGGCGCCGCTGCTGGAGCTGCGCGGAGTCCACACCTACTACGGCCAGATTCACGCCCTCAAGGGGCTGGACATGACCGTAAAGGAAGGCGAGATCGTCGCCCTGATCGGCGGCAACGGGGCGGGCAAGACGACCACCCTACGCACGGTCAGCGGGATGATGAAGCCGCGGGCCGGGCAGGTACTCTACGCGGGGCAGGACGTGACCGGCGTGCCCGCCCACACCCTGCTGGGCCGGGGCATGAGCCACGTGCCGGAAGGCCGCCGCATCTTTCCGCAGCTCAGCGTGCGCGAGAACCTGGAGGTAGGGGCCTACTCGGTGACCGACCGGGGGTTGATCGAGCAGCGGATTCAGGAAGGCTTCGCGCTGTTCCCCCGCTTGAAGGAGCGTGAGAACCAGCTCGGCGGCACCATGTCGGGCGGTGAGCAGCAGATGCTGGCGATTGCCCGCGCCCTGATGGTCAACCCCAGGTTGCTGCTGCTGGACGAGCCCAGCATGGGTCTGTCGCCCCTCTTTGTCGAAGCGATCTTCGACATCGTGCAGATGCTCAACCGCGAGCGCGGCACCACCATCCTGCTCGTTGAGCAAAACGCGAGCATGGCATTGGGCATCGCCCACCACGGCTACGTCCTCCAGACCGGTGAGATTCGCCTCAGCCGCGCGGCGGCCGAACTCGCCCGCGATGAGACGGTCCGCAAGGCGTATCTGGGCGACGAGTGA
- a CDS encoding ABC transporter ATP-binding protein, with translation MTAYQGSTPLILDVQHLTKTFGGLTAVNDVTFGVPQGGIISVIGPNGAGKTTFFNLITGIYAPDRGSVRLAGRELIGLRPDQVAAAGIARTFQNIRLFSSMTAEENIMVGRHSRLKATFLDAVLHTRGFHDSEREARETARIMLDFVGLSKWRGELATNLPYGDQRKLEIARALATTPKLILLDEPAAGMNPRETEDLKALIRCIRDDLGVTVVLIEHDMRLVMTLSENITVLDYGTKISEGLPHQVRNDPAVMEAYLGRGAAAGDYGKEAR, from the coding sequence GTGACGGCCTACCAGGGAAGCACGCCCCTCATTCTGGACGTGCAGCACCTCACCAAGACCTTCGGGGGGCTCACCGCCGTCAACGACGTGACCTTCGGGGTTCCTCAGGGCGGAATCATCTCGGTGATCGGGCCGAACGGAGCGGGTAAGACGACCTTTTTTAACCTGATCACGGGCATCTACGCGCCCGACCGGGGCAGCGTCCGGCTGGCGGGGCGCGAGCTGATCGGCCTGCGGCCCGACCAGGTGGCGGCGGCCGGGATCGCCCGCACCTTCCAGAACATCCGGCTCTTCTCCTCCATGACCGCCGAGGAAAACATCATGGTGGGGCGCCACAGCCGCCTGAAGGCCACCTTCCTCGACGCCGTGCTGCACACCCGCGGCTTCCACGACTCCGAGCGCGAGGCCCGCGAGACCGCGCGGATCATGCTGGACTTCGTGGGGTTGAGCAAGTGGCGGGGCGAACTGGCGACCAACCTGCCCTACGGCGACCAGCGCAAGCTGGAAATCGCCCGGGCGCTGGCGACCACGCCCAAGCTGATCCTGCTGGACGAACCGGCGGCGGGCATGAACCCCCGCGAGACCGAGGACCTCAAGGCATTGATCCGCTGCATCCGCGACGACCTGGGCGTGACGGTGGTCTTGATCGAACACGACATGCGGCTGGTGATGACACTGTCCGAGAACATCACGGTGCTGGACTACGGCACCAAGATCAGCGAGGGCCTGCCCCATCAGGTTCGCAACGACCCCGCCGTGATGGAAGCCTACCTGGGGCGCGGCGCGGCAGCCGGGGACTACGGCAAGGAGGCCAGATGA
- a CDS encoding branched-chain amino acid ABC transporter permease, protein MTAANPMAPRRAAPAPDRTGLLLLIFVVTSALLLVSHNRDLLDTLGGLGAVLRNPIVEAIVVSLFLANVLFAYLWRAAPWAKALVGLGSLLLILPWAGQEDTSLLDLSIQIMIFAALALGLNIVVGLAGLLDLGYVAFFAVGAYTWGIFASPRFAEIGRYFAENPGASAAATAVLGAVTLLAGLGGYLALQRRRADDLSGAGAWGLVLLLVAGWVAWFFAGRGLFTLGDRPWSTAALWIGLVPTGLGLLYLAYSESRGRDARGALLSLSRVLLALAGVVGMVLVARSILLLTADGITGLTTGIDPSFFWLFLALSVFAAAVVGVLIGLPVLRLKGDYLAIITLGLGEVIRVLANNLDLYSAGSQGITPIKSASVGWFDTLAARLGFAEDQYGLLFLYVLCLLMVALILLVNVRLDRSRIGRAWIAIRDDEVAAQAMGVPLVQTKLIAFATGASFAGVMGMIFAAKQTFVSPESFNLFQSIGVLAMVILGGMGSFPGVILGATVVTLLNLRILPGLGEATAGLSWIPQQANPGQLQRLIFGAILVAMMLLRPEGLLPSRRRTLELHHEDNQEDDSAKGTGPALTGGGGDVFSPGLETRKEDEPAGGAK, encoded by the coding sequence ATGACGGCAGCGAATCCGATGGCCCCCCGGCGCGCGGCTCCGGCTCCCGACCGCACCGGGCTGCTGCTCTTGATCTTCGTGGTGACGAGTGCGCTGCTGCTCGTCTCGCACAACCGCGACCTGCTGGATACCCTGGGCGGGCTGGGAGCGGTGCTGCGCAATCCCATCGTGGAAGCGATTGTCGTTTCGCTCTTCCTGGCGAACGTGCTGTTCGCGTACCTGTGGCGGGCTGCCCCCTGGGCCAAGGCGCTCGTCGGGCTGGGCAGCCTGCTCCTGATCCTGCCGTGGGCCGGGCAGGAAGACACCTCGCTGCTCGACCTGAGCATCCAGATCATGATTTTTGCGGCGCTGGCGCTGGGACTGAACATCGTGGTGGGCCTCGCGGGGCTGCTGGACCTGGGGTACGTGGCGTTCTTTGCAGTGGGCGCGTATACCTGGGGCATCTTCGCCAGCCCGCGCTTCGCGGAGATCGGGCGCTACTTCGCCGAGAATCCGGGAGCGAGTGCGGCGGCGACCGCCGTGCTGGGGGCCGTGACCCTGCTCGCCGGGCTGGGCGGCTATCTGGCACTGCAACGCCGCCGGGCCGATGACCTGTCGGGAGCGGGGGCCTGGGGACTGGTGCTGCTGCTCGTCGCCGGGTGGGTGGCCTGGTTCTTCGCGGGACGGGGCCTGTTCACGCTGGGGGACCGTCCCTGGAGCACCGCCGCGCTGTGGATCGGGCTGGTTCCAACCGGACTGGGGCTGCTGTATCTGGCCTACAGCGAGAGCCGGGGCCGGGACGCACGGGGCGCCCTGCTGAGCCTGAGCCGGGTGCTGCTCGCGCTGGCGGGCGTGGTCGGGATGGTGCTGGTGGCGCGGAGCATCCTGCTGCTCACGGCCGACGGCATCACGGGGCTGACCACCGGCATCGATCCCAGCTTCTTCTGGCTGTTTCTCGCGCTGAGCGTCTTTGCAGCGGCGGTCGTGGGTGTCCTGATCGGCCTGCCCGTACTGCGGCTCAAGGGCGATTACCTCGCCATCATCACGCTGGGGCTGGGGGAAGTCATCCGGGTGCTGGCGAACAACCTCGACCTGTACTCGGCGGGGTCGCAGGGCATCACGCCCATCAAGAGCGCGTCGGTGGGCTGGTTCGACACGCTGGCGGCGCGGCTGGGCTTCGCGGAAGACCAGTACGGCCTGCTGTTCCTGTACGTGCTGTGCCTGCTGATGGTGGCGCTGATCCTGCTGGTGAACGTGCGGCTCGACCGCTCGCGCATCGGGCGGGCCTGGATCGCCATCCGCGACGACGAGGTCGCGGCGCAGGCGATGGGCGTGCCGCTGGTGCAGACCAAGCTGATCGCCTTTGCCACGGGCGCGAGTTTCGCGGGCGTGATGGGCATGATCTTCGCGGCCAAGCAGACCTTCGTCAGCCCCGAGAGCTTCAACCTGTTTCAGTCCATCGGTGTGCTGGCGATGGTGATTCTGGGCGGCATGGGCTCGTTCCCCGGCGTCATTCTGGGGGCGACGGTGGTGACGCTGCTCAACCTGCGCATCCTGCCGGGGCTGGGCGAGGCGACGGCGGGCCTGAGCTGGATCCCGCAGCAGGCCAATCCGGGACAACTCCAGCGCCTGATCTTCGGGGCGATTCTGGTTGCCATGATGCTGCTGCGCCCCGAGGGACTTCTGCCCAGCCGCCGCCGCACGCTGGAGCTGCACCACGAGGACAACCAAGAAGACGACAGCGCCAAGGGCACCGGCCCCGCGCTCACGGGCGGCGGGGGCGACGTGTTCAGCCCTGGCCTGGAGACGCGCAAGGAAGACGAACCGGCGGGAGGAGCCAAGTGA
- a CDS encoding branched-chain amino acid ABC transporter permease, producing the protein MDLATLLPFLVNVIAGGLVLGFVYAIIALGYTMVYGVLQLINFAHSEVFVTGAVVGFEVFRVLTPSPMNGYLKLLIALLAAMVISGLLNVLIERLAYRPLRNAPKLVPLITAIGVSLVLQDVLRLIEGFQGRFDLTYTLPEGFSGKFCGEGSSCVALGNALRTIGLDLQLKDVILIVVSLLSLAVLNYLVNRTRLGKAIRAVAQDRVTAGLMGIDSNRMISATFLIGGALGGISGVLFGLKFGTVNAYSGFDPGIIAFTAAVLGGIGSIPGAVLGGLTLGVIQNLIGVTNIFGGLLGIANLESIDASYQRIGAFIVLVLILIFKPTGLLGKSNVEKV; encoded by the coding sequence TTGGATCTCGCCACACTGCTGCCGTTTCTCGTGAACGTGATCGCGGGCGGCCTCGTGCTGGGCTTCGTGTACGCGATCATTGCGCTGGGCTACACCATGGTGTACGGCGTGCTGCAACTGATCAATTTCGCCCACTCGGAGGTGTTCGTGACGGGCGCGGTCGTGGGCTTCGAGGTGTTCCGGGTGCTGACCCCCAGCCCCATGAACGGCTACCTCAAGCTGCTGATCGCCCTGCTGGCGGCGATGGTGATCTCGGGGCTGCTCAACGTGCTGATCGAGCGCCTGGCCTACCGCCCGCTGAGAAACGCGCCCAAGCTGGTGCCGCTGATCACGGCCATCGGCGTGTCCCTGGTCTTGCAGGACGTGCTGCGGCTGATCGAGGGTTTCCAGGGCCGCTTCGACCTGACCTACACGCTGCCCGAGGGCTTTTCCGGGAAGTTCTGCGGCGAGGGCAGCAGTTGCGTGGCTCTGGGCAACGCCCTGCGGACGATCGGCCTGGACCTGCAGCTCAAGGACGTGATCCTGATCGTGGTGTCGCTGCTGAGCCTGGCGGTGCTGAATTACCTTGTCAACCGCACCCGGCTGGGCAAGGCCATTCGCGCCGTGGCGCAGGACCGGGTGACCGCCGGACTGATGGGCATCGACTCGAACCGCATGATCAGCGCGACCTTCCTGATCGGCGGGGCACTGGGCGGCATCAGTGGCGTGCTGTTCGGCTTGAAGTTCGGCACGGTCAACGCGTACTCGGGCTTCGATCCCGGCATCATTGCCTTTACGGCGGCCGTGCTGGGGGGAATCGGCTCGATTCCCGGCGCGGTGCTGGGCGGCCTGACCCTGGGCGTGATTCAAAACCTGATCGGGGTGACAAATATCTTCGGCGGGCTGCTGGGGATCGCCAACCTGGAGTCGATTGACGCCTCCTACCAGCGCATCGGGGCCTTTATCGTCCTGGTGCTGATCCTGATTTTCAAACCGACCGGGCTGCTCGGCAAGAGCAATGTGGAGAAGGTATGA